A part of Streptomyces sp. NBC_01235 genomic DNA contains:
- a CDS encoding O-acetyl-ADP-ribose deacetylase has protein sequence MTTITLVQGDITRQSVDAIVNAANSSLLGGGGVDGAIHRRGGPAILADCRRLRAGHYGKGLPTGRAVATTAGELDARWVIHTVGPRFTHEEDRSELLASCYRESLRVADELDARSVAFPAVSAGIYGWPVEDAARIAVETVRVTDTAVEEVRFVLFDDRAYDAFAAQLR, from the coding sequence ATGACCACGATCACGCTCGTCCAGGGCGACATCACCCGGCAGAGCGTCGACGCCATCGTCAACGCGGCCAACTCCTCCCTGCTCGGCGGCGGGGGTGTCGACGGCGCCATCCACCGCCGCGGCGGCCCCGCGATCCTCGCCGACTGCCGCCGCCTGCGCGCCGGCCACTACGGCAAAGGCCTGCCCACGGGCCGGGCTGTCGCCACGACTGCGGGCGAACTGGACGCACGCTGGGTGATCCACACCGTCGGTCCGCGTTTCACCCACGAAGAGGACCGGTCGGAGTTGTTGGCTTCCTGCTATCGGGAGTCACTGCGGGTCGCGGATGAGCTGGATGCTCGTAGCGTCGCATTTCCCGCAGTCTCCGCCGGTATCTATGGGTGGCCGGTGGAGGACGCCGCCCGCATCGCGGTGGAGACAGTGCGGGTCACGGACACGGCGGTCGAGGAGGTCAGGTTCGTCCTCTTTGACGACCGGGCTTACGATGCGTTCGCCGCGCAGCTTCGCTGA
- a CDS encoding ribbon-helix-helix protein, CopG family, which yields MAMTLRLPDDLDAKLTERARREGRSKQELAIEAIRDAQNRAELKVDDVLAELMDSDAEILDYLK from the coding sequence ATGGCGATGACACTCCGACTCCCCGACGATCTTGACGCGAAGCTCACCGAGCGGGCTCGTCGGGAGGGTCGCAGCAAACAGGAACTTGCCATTGAGGCCATCCGTGACGCCCAGAATCGGGCCGAGCTGAAGGTCGATGACGTCCTGGCCGAGCTCATGGACAGCGATGCGGAGATCCTGGACTACCTGAAGTGA
- a CDS encoding type II toxin-antitoxin system death-on-curing family toxin, with the protein MTDVRYIQIDEILAIARAVNGTEHSVRDMGLLVSAIERPRTNVFGAELYPTLHEKAAALLHSGARNHALIDGNKRTAWLAMRVFLRFNGVSASTVPPPVPIAGPFVEEVAQDSVDVPAMAKRLAAWFPVS; encoded by the coding sequence GTGACCGACGTGCGCTACATCCAGATCGACGAGATCCTGGCCATCGCCCGCGCGGTCAACGGTACCGAGCACAGCGTGCGTGACATGGGACTTTTGGTGTCAGCGATCGAACGGCCCCGGACGAACGTGTTCGGAGCAGAGCTGTATCCCACGCTGCACGAGAAGGCGGCGGCACTGCTGCACTCCGGTGCCCGCAATCACGCGCTGATCGACGGCAACAAGCGCACCGCCTGGCTTGCCATGCGTGTCTTCCTGCGGTTCAACGGCGTCAGCGCCAGTACCGTCCCGCCGCCCGTCCCCATTGCCGGCCCGTTCGTCGAGGAAGTCGCGCAGGACAGCGTCGATGTACCGGCCATGGCCAAGCGCCTGGCGGCCTGGTTCCCCGTTTCCTGA
- a CDS encoding helix-turn-helix domain-containing protein has product MLGSMTANVPLNELGEFLKKRRSELSPRTVGLPETGKPRRVAGLRREEVAQLASISTDYYTRLEQGRMQASAPVLDVLARVLHLDDDERGYLFQLAGKTTTRTRRRSRQKVQPQLQRVLDDLTATPAVVQGRRGDILAWNALAAALVTDFSQIPEKHRNYPRIIFTDPAMRTLYADWETSAHIAVAQLRMEAAKYPEDPRLIELVGELSLRDKQFARWWGDHHVAARTVGTKTLNHPVVGELVLDWDTLTANTDPDQHLTVWTAEPGSPTHERLRILASWAADQDLPASSLSADRDGPPL; this is encoded by the coding sequence ATGCTGGGAAGCATGACCGCCAACGTCCCCCTCAATGAGCTGGGAGAATTCCTCAAGAAGCGCCGTTCCGAGCTGAGCCCGCGCACGGTCGGACTGCCCGAGACCGGCAAGCCCCGCCGGGTGGCCGGGCTGCGCCGCGAGGAGGTCGCCCAGCTCGCCAGCATCAGCACCGACTACTACACCCGCCTCGAACAGGGCCGCATGCAGGCATCGGCGCCCGTGCTGGACGTCCTCGCCCGCGTACTCCACCTGGACGACGACGAGCGCGGTTACCTCTTCCAACTCGCGGGCAAGACCACCACCCGCACCCGGCGCCGTAGTCGGCAGAAGGTCCAGCCGCAGCTGCAGCGGGTCCTGGACGACCTCACCGCCACCCCGGCCGTCGTGCAGGGGCGGCGCGGGGACATCCTGGCCTGGAACGCGTTGGCCGCCGCCCTGGTCACCGACTTCTCCCAGATCCCGGAAAAGCACCGCAACTACCCGCGGATCATCTTCACCGATCCCGCCATGCGCACCCTGTACGCCGACTGGGAGACCTCCGCGCACATCGCCGTCGCCCAACTGCGCATGGAGGCCGCCAAGTATCCCGAGGACCCCCGTCTGATCGAGCTGGTCGGTGAACTGTCCCTGCGCGACAAGCAGTTCGCCCGCTGGTGGGGCGATCACCACGTCGCCGCCCGCACCGTGGGCACGAAGACCCTCAACCACCCGGTCGTCGGCGAACTCGTCCTGGACTGGGACACCCTCACCGCCAACACCGACCCCGACCAGCACCTGACCGTCTGGACCGCCGAACCCGGCTCCCCCACCCACGAGCGGCTACGCATCCTGGCCTCCTGGGCCGCCGACCAGGACCTGCCGGCCTCCTCCCTCTCAGCTGACCGCGACGGGCCGCCGCTGTAG
- a CDS encoding zinc-dependent alcohol dehydrogenase family protein: MRGAVIYAPGDVRFENLDDPKIINPTDAIIRTVATCVCGSDLWPYRGAEPIGDPHPMGHEYVGIVEEVGSEVADVKPGQFVVGSFATSDNTCANCRNGWQSNCLRREFMSTCQADYVRIPNAHGTLVATDEHPDAEFVPSLLAVSDVMGTGWYAALAAKVKPGSTAVVVGDGAVGLCGVIAAKELGAERIIAMSRHESRQKLALEFGATDIVSERGDEGIARVKDLTGGIGADSVLECVGTAESMRQALHCARPGGNVGFVGVPHEVAVDGQELFFSHVGLRGGPAPVRRYLPDLIDRVLSGRINPGRVFDLTLPLEQVAEGYKAMDERRAIKALLKP; this comes from the coding sequence ATGCGCGGAGCAGTCATCTACGCCCCCGGCGACGTGCGCTTCGAGAACCTCGACGACCCGAAGATCATCAACCCGACCGACGCGATCATTCGCACGGTCGCCACCTGTGTGTGCGGCTCGGACCTGTGGCCCTACCGCGGCGCGGAACCCATCGGCGACCCGCACCCGATGGGGCACGAATACGTCGGCATCGTCGAGGAGGTCGGCAGCGAGGTCGCCGACGTCAAGCCGGGCCAGTTCGTGGTCGGCTCCTTCGCCACCTCGGACAACACCTGCGCCAACTGCCGCAACGGCTGGCAGTCCAACTGCCTGCGCCGCGAGTTCATGAGCACCTGCCAGGCCGACTACGTCCGCATCCCCAACGCCCACGGCACCCTCGTCGCCACCGACGAGCACCCGGACGCCGAGTTCGTGCCGAGCCTGCTCGCCGTCTCGGACGTGATGGGCACCGGCTGGTACGCCGCCCTCGCCGCCAAGGTGAAGCCCGGCTCGACGGCTGTGGTCGTCGGCGACGGAGCGGTCGGCCTGTGCGGCGTGATCGCCGCCAAGGAACTGGGCGCCGAGCGGATCATCGCGATGAGCCGCCACGAGTCCCGGCAGAAGCTCGCCCTGGAGTTCGGCGCCACCGACATCGTCAGCGAGCGCGGCGACGAAGGCATCGCCCGCGTCAAGGACCTCACCGGCGGCATCGGCGCGGACTCCGTGCTGGAGTGCGTGGGCACCGCCGAGTCGATGCGGCAGGCTCTTCACTGCGCCCGGCCCGGTGGCAACGTCGGCTTCGTCGGCGTCCCGCACGAGGTGGCGGTCGACGGCCAGGAGCTGTTCTTCTCCCACGTCGGCCTGCGCGGCGGCCCCGCCCCGGTCCGCCGTTACCTGCCCGATCTGATCGACCGGGTCCTGTCCGGCCGGATCAACCCGGGCAGGGTCTTCGATCTCACCCTGCCCCTGGAGCAGGTCGCCGAGGGCTACAAGGCGATGGACGAGCGCCGCGCCATCAAGGCACTCCTCAAGCCCTGA
- a CDS encoding SDR family NAD(P)-dependent oxidoreductase: MTTFALIGAGPGLGLATARRFGSAGHTVALVARSAERVEEMTAELARDGIRARGFTADVLDIESLDAALYAAAADLGPVEILQYSPVPRADFMKPVLDSSADDLDAPLAFSVKGSVTAVNAVLPGMRALGRGTVLFVNGSSAVRPNPKVAGTSIAFAAESAYARMLHDTLAGENIHAAQLIIPGAIRPDAEHSSPDVLAQRLYDIHQQRDGFRHYAEPLPD, from the coding sequence ATGACGACCTTCGCGCTCATCGGCGCCGGCCCTGGTCTCGGGCTGGCCACAGCCCGCCGCTTCGGAAGCGCCGGCCACACCGTCGCCCTCGTCGCCCGCAGCGCCGAGCGCGTGGAGGAGATGACCGCCGAGCTGGCCCGCGACGGCATCCGGGCTCGCGGTTTCACCGCCGACGTCCTCGACATCGAGTCACTGGACGCGGCCCTGTACGCGGCTGCGGCCGATCTGGGCCCCGTCGAGATCCTGCAGTACAGCCCCGTGCCCCGCGCCGACTTCATGAAGCCGGTCCTCGACAGCAGCGCCGACGATCTCGACGCCCCGCTCGCCTTCTCCGTCAAGGGCTCCGTCACCGCCGTGAACGCCGTCCTGCCCGGCATGCGTGCCCTCGGCCGCGGCACCGTGCTGTTCGTCAACGGCTCCAGCGCCGTACGCCCCAACCCGAAGGTCGCCGGCACCTCGATCGCCTTCGCCGCAGAGAGCGCCTACGCCCGCATGCTGCACGACACGCTCGCCGGGGAGAACATTCACGCCGCGCAGCTGATCATCCCCGGGGCCATCCGGCCCGACGCCGAGCACAGCAGCCCCGATGTGCTGGCACAGCGGCTGTACGACATCCACCAGCAGCGCGACGGATTCCGCCACTACGCCGAGCCCCTGCCCGACTAG
- a CDS encoding cyclophilin-like fold protein — protein sequence MNPAALRVLARAITATALVLTGAACTDTSPASPSGTTTEQQTPTSEAHTAPSDRNTAMDIRVTLDGRPVDATLNDSPAARDFAELLPLTVDLKDFHQTERIADLPRRLTTYGAPEPRAPKAGDLTYYAPWGNLALFYRDGDSANADLLILGSMDADADRLAGAERITIEAAP from the coding sequence ATGAACCCGGCCGCCCTCCGTGTCCTCGCCCGTGCCATCACGGCCACCGCTCTCGTGCTGACCGGGGCGGCCTGCACCGACACCTCCCCAGCCTCCCCGTCCGGGACCACCACCGAGCAGCAGACGCCGACATCCGAGGCACACACCGCACCATCCGACAGGAACACCGCCATGGACATCCGGGTCACCCTCGACGGCCGCCCCGTCGACGCCACCTTGAACGACAGCCCTGCCGCCCGTGACTTCGCCGAGCTGCTCCCGCTCACTGTGGACCTGAAGGACTTCCACCAGACGGAGCGGATCGCCGACCTGCCGCGCAGGCTGACCACCTACGGCGCTCCCGAGCCGCGCGCGCCGAAGGCCGGCGACCTGACCTACTACGCCCCCTGGGGCAACCTGGCCCTCTTCTACCGCGACGGCGACTCCGCCAACGCCGACCTGCTGATCCTCGGCAGCATGGACGCCGATGCCGACAGGCTTGCCGGGGCCGAGCGCATCACCATCGAAGCCGCGCCCTGA
- a CDS encoding MFS transporter, with protein sequence MPSASGTTPGKLPLVVWVLAAGTFLMGTTEFVVAGLLPELAGDLGVGVSRAGLLITAFAIGMIIGAPTMAMATLRLPQRQTLILALSVFCLGHLVAPLSTSFTVVLLARVVTALATGAFWSVGFVVATSAAGPHNATRATGVMIGGLTLANVVGVPIGSFAGQFTGWRGPFWALAVLSGLAAVFIGRFIPAQGRRVEVSLRAEVRALRQGRLWLALGAAMLIMGGVLATYTYVTPLLTDRAGIPAGAVPLVLIAFGIGALGGTTTGGRLGDRRPMVTTITAAAATALVLLLMIPLSGNPVTATLLVFLMGLTGFTVNPVVTALAMRFAGDAPTLASALTTSAFNTGIAAGSVIAGTALDSSLGLTGPPLVGTVIAALTLLPLIALAVHGTSRTGRIVARNSAPTHTRHDEPAQVSSQS encoded by the coding sequence ATGCCCTCCGCGTCCGGGACCACACCCGGCAAGCTTCCCCTCGTCGTCTGGGTGCTCGCCGCCGGCACGTTCCTGATGGGGACCACCGAGTTCGTCGTCGCCGGCCTGCTGCCGGAGCTGGCCGGTGACCTCGGAGTCGGCGTCTCCCGCGCCGGCCTGCTGATCACCGCCTTCGCCATCGGCATGATCATCGGCGCGCCGACGATGGCCATGGCGACCCTGCGCCTGCCTCAGCGCCAGACGCTGATCCTGGCCCTGTCCGTGTTCTGCCTCGGACACCTCGTCGCCCCCCTCAGCACGTCCTTCACGGTCGTGCTCCTCGCCCGCGTCGTCACGGCCCTGGCCACCGGAGCGTTCTGGTCCGTCGGATTCGTCGTCGCCACCAGCGCCGCGGGCCCGCACAACGCCACGCGCGCGACGGGCGTCATGATCGGCGGCCTGACCCTGGCCAACGTCGTCGGCGTGCCGATCGGCTCCTTCGCCGGCCAGTTCACCGGCTGGCGCGGCCCCTTCTGGGCCCTGGCCGTCCTCTCCGGGCTTGCCGCCGTGTTCATCGGGCGCTTCATCCCGGCCCAGGGGCGGCGCGTCGAGGTGTCACTCCGGGCCGAGGTCCGGGCTCTGCGTCAGGGCCGACTGTGGCTGGCGCTCGGCGCCGCGATGCTGATCATGGGCGGTGTCCTGGCGACGTACACCTATGTCACGCCGCTGCTGACCGACCGCGCGGGTATCCCCGCAGGTGCCGTACCGCTCGTCCTCATCGCCTTCGGTATCGGCGCCCTGGGCGGTACCACCACGGGAGGCCGCCTGGGCGACCGGCGTCCGATGGTCACCACCATCACGGCCGCCGCGGCCACCGCCCTGGTCCTGCTCCTGATGATCCCGCTGTCCGGCAACCCGGTGACGGCCACCCTGCTCGTCTTCCTCATGGGCCTGACCGGCTTCACGGTCAACCCGGTGGTCACCGCCCTTGCCATGCGCTTCGCGGGCGATGCCCCCACCCTCGCCTCGGCGCTGACCACCTCTGCCTTCAACACCGGTATCGCCGCGGGCTCGGTGATCGCCGGTACGGCCCTGGACTCCTCCCTCGGCCTGACCGGCCCGCCCCTGGTCGGCACCGTCATCGCCGCCCTCACACTGCTGCCTCTGATCGCCCTCGCCGTCCACGGCACTTCCCGCACGGGCCGGATCGTGGCCCGAAACAGCGCTCCCACGCACACGCGGCACGACGAACCCGCGCAGGTGTCGTCGCAGTCCTGA
- a CDS encoding SDR family NAD(P)-dependent oxidoreductase gives MTVNTADFTGKVAFVTGAGSGIGRTTAVAFAREGARVALADLSGDGLRESPRLIEKAGGQALALTCDVTSEDDVKSALEDTVQEFGRLDVSFNNAGVEQPVKPAVDIRRTSGTASSGR, from the coding sequence ATGACTGTGAACACCGCGGACTTCACCGGCAAGGTGGCCTTCGTGACCGGAGCCGGCTCCGGCATCGGCCGCACCACCGCCGTCGCCTTCGCCCGCGAGGGTGCCCGCGTCGCCCTCGCCGACCTGTCCGGGGACGGCCTGCGGGAGAGCCCACGGCTCATCGAGAAAGCGGGCGGGCAGGCCCTGGCCCTCACCTGCGACGTCACCAGCGAAGACGACGTGAAGTCCGCCCTGGAAGACACTGTTCAGGAATTCGGGCGCCTGGACGTCTCCTTCAACAACGCCGGCGTCGAGCAGCCGGTCAAGCCGGCCGTGGACATCCGAAGGACGAGTGGGACCGCGTCATCGGGGCGGTAG
- a CDS encoding (2Fe-2S)-binding protein produces MSAELPEFDVPPPTGAGEPSPAPTRRTFIAAGTAVGGAVVAGGVIGGTILADAQEVSAVEAPLSSRVSLTVNGTRRTVTVDNRTSLLDLLREHLGLTGSKKGCNAGACGACTVLVDGQRHNACLTLAVRLEGAKVTTIEGLADGDQLHPLQQAFIDQDAFQCGYCTPGQIVSGVGCIQEGHTGSPEEIREWMSGNICRCGCYVKIVRAVERTAGRK; encoded by the coding sequence ATGTCTGCTGAACTCCCTGAATTCGACGTTCCTCCCCCCACCGGAGCCGGCGAGCCCTCCCCGGCGCCCACTCGGCGCACGTTCATCGCCGCCGGCACCGCGGTCGGCGGTGCCGTGGTCGCGGGCGGTGTGATCGGCGGGACGATCCTCGCCGACGCGCAGGAGGTGAGCGCTGTGGAGGCGCCGCTCTCCAGTCGTGTCTCCCTGACGGTCAACGGCACCCGCCGGACCGTGACGGTCGACAACCGCACCTCTCTGCTGGACCTGCTCCGTGAGCACCTCGGCCTCACAGGCTCGAAGAAGGGCTGCAACGCCGGGGCCTGCGGTGCGTGCACGGTCCTGGTCGACGGACAGCGGCACAACGCCTGCCTCACGCTCGCGGTGCGGCTGGAGGGCGCGAAGGTCACCACGATCGAGGGCCTGGCCGACGGCGATCAACTGCATCCTCTGCAGCAGGCGTTCATCGACCAGGACGCGTTCCAGTGCGGCTACTGCACCCCCGGCCAGATCGTGTCCGGCGTCGGCTGCATCCAGGAGGGTCACACCGGTTCGCCGGAGGAGATCCGCGAGTGGATGAGCGGCAACATCTGCCGCTGCGGCTGCTACGTCAAGATCGTGCGCGCGGTCGAGCGGACCGCGGGCCGGAAGTAA
- a CDS encoding FAD binding domain-containing protein, whose protein sequence is MHPFSYTRVSDTREALKAGRRGGRYIAGGTTLVDLMRETVERPETLVDITGLPLSAITVTERGGLRIGALVTMSEAAAHTKVRTLYPVVSEALELSASAQLRNMATIGGNIMQRTRCTYFRDVTADCNKREPGSGCAALHGFNRTHAILGTSDACVATHPSDAAVAFAALEARVHLLGPDGARQVPFADFLLRPGSTPQREQALRKGELITAVEIPALPRPLRSGYLKVRDRQSYEFALASAAVALHVRGGVIREAKVAAGGVGTVPWKLPAVEQHLVGQRPSRALWSAAAAKAADGARPLRHNRFKVELLKRTVERQLRVVGGTR, encoded by the coding sequence GTGCATCCCTTCTCCTACACACGCGTCTCCGACACCCGTGAAGCCCTCAAGGCCGGTCGCCGCGGCGGGCGTTACATCGCCGGGGGCACCACCCTGGTCGACCTCATGCGTGAGACCGTCGAACGCCCCGAGACCCTTGTCGACATCACCGGCCTGCCGCTGAGCGCGATCACCGTCACCGAGCGCGGGGGCTTGCGCATCGGCGCCCTGGTGACCATGTCCGAGGCCGCCGCCCACACCAAGGTGCGCACCCTGTACCCCGTCGTCTCCGAGGCGCTGGAGCTGAGTGCCTCGGCGCAGCTGCGGAACATGGCGACCATCGGCGGCAACATCATGCAGCGCACCCGGTGCACGTACTTCCGGGATGTGACGGCCGACTGCAACAAGCGGGAGCCCGGCTCCGGTTGTGCCGCGCTGCACGGCTTCAACCGTACCCACGCCATCCTCGGGACCTCCGATGCCTGCGTGGCCACGCACCCGTCCGACGCGGCCGTGGCGTTCGCCGCCCTGGAGGCCCGAGTGCACCTACTGGGCCCGGACGGGGCACGCCAAGTCCCCTTCGCCGACTTCCTGTTGCGGCCCGGCAGCACGCCACAGCGCGAACAGGCCCTGCGCAAAGGTGAGTTGATTACGGCGGTCGAGATTCCCGCTCTTCCGCGCCCGCTCAGGTCCGGCTATCTGAAGGTGCGTGACCGGCAGTCGTACGAGTTCGCCCTGGCGTCAGCAGCCGTCGCGCTGCACGTACGCGGCGGGGTGATCCGCGAGGCCAAGGTCGCCGCCGGGGGAGTGGGCACCGTGCCGTGGAAGCTGCCCGCCGTCGAACAGCACCTCGTCGGTCAACGCCCCTCGCGGGCCCTGTGGTCGGCCGCTGCCGCGAAGGCGGCGGACGGCGCCCGTCCCCTCCGGCACAACCGGTTCAAGGTCGAGCTGCTCAAGCGCACTGTCGAACGCCAGCTGCGCGTCGTAGGAGGTACCAGGTGA
- a CDS encoding xanthine dehydrogenase family protein molybdopterin-binding subunit, which translates to MSPQPQAAVGAPLSRVDGRLKVTGKALYAAEHDVDGIVHAVIVDASIGRGRITSIDTGAAEALPGVLKVIHYRNAPKLPYRDNSGSNNPPGRRLRVFQDDRVLFHGQPVAVVVATSLEAAQHGASLVKVGYDAEQPSTDFAEAEPDEPTRYARGDAEAALRSAAVRLDLTYRTARNHHNPMEPHATIARWDGGKLTVWDKTQWVVGTQTELAAVFGLDMDAVRVISPFVGGGFGTALRCWPHVVVAALAARETKRPVKLVLSRKQMYLGTGFRPSYEYRLRLGSDRRGRLSAAVHELDAETSSYETFTESILAAGQMLYSMPNVTQAYRTVPLDLPTPLYMRGPGFQTASFVIESAMDELAHELGVDPIELRRRNEPSEDESSGLPFSTRRLRECYTVGAREFGWQLRAPEPRSTREGDWLIGRGMAAGVYDTARMPARARARLDADGTALVEAAATDMGPGTYTSQTQVAADALGLTVRTVTFRLGDSLYPPTPPHGGSMTMASVGSATLDACNKVRRQAIRLAVEDRESPLYGVAADDVVVRNGRLHVKNNPARGETYRRLLARNDRTHLEADGSFAPPTGPERHSFYGYNATFAEVAVDAALGLVRVRRVLGVYDAGRIISPKLADSQALGGMVGGIGTALLEHTVTDHRDGRIVNANLADYLVPVNADVPDLKAIYLDGEDREADPLGVKGLGELVMIGVAPAIANAVFNATGRRIRELPITAEALL; encoded by the coding sequence GTGAGCCCCCAGCCGCAGGCAGCCGTGGGTGCGCCGCTGTCCCGGGTGGACGGCCGGCTCAAGGTCACGGGCAAGGCGTTGTACGCCGCCGAGCACGATGTCGACGGGATCGTGCACGCCGTGATCGTCGACGCGAGCATCGGCCGCGGCCGCATCACGTCGATCGACACCGGCGCCGCCGAAGCCCTCCCGGGCGTACTGAAGGTGATCCACTACCGCAACGCACCGAAGCTGCCGTACCGCGACAACTCGGGGTCGAACAACCCGCCAGGCCGACGGCTTCGCGTCTTCCAGGATGACCGCGTCCTCTTCCACGGCCAGCCGGTCGCCGTCGTGGTGGCCACCAGCCTGGAGGCCGCCCAGCACGGTGCAAGCCTGGTCAAGGTCGGTTACGACGCCGAGCAGCCCTCGACCGACTTCGCCGAGGCCGAGCCGGACGAGCCGACCCGATACGCGCGCGGCGACGCCGAAGCGGCCCTGCGCTCGGCGGCCGTACGACTGGACCTGACCTACCGCACGGCGCGCAACCACCACAACCCGATGGAGCCGCACGCCACCATCGCCCGCTGGGACGGCGGCAAGCTCACCGTGTGGGACAAGACTCAGTGGGTGGTGGGCACGCAGACCGAACTCGCGGCGGTGTTCGGCCTGGACATGGACGCGGTGCGCGTCATCTCGCCGTTCGTCGGGGGCGGTTTCGGCACGGCGCTGCGCTGCTGGCCGCACGTGGTCGTCGCCGCGCTGGCCGCCCGCGAGACGAAGCGTCCGGTCAAGCTGGTCCTGAGCCGCAAGCAGATGTATCTCGGTACCGGTTTCCGGCCCTCGTACGAGTACCGCCTGCGCCTCGGCAGCGACCGGCGCGGCCGGCTGTCCGCCGCGGTGCACGAGTTGGACGCGGAGACGTCGTCGTACGAGACGTTCACCGAGTCCATCCTGGCGGCCGGGCAGATGCTCTACAGCATGCCCAACGTGACCCAGGCGTACCGGACGGTGCCGCTGGATCTGCCTACGCCGCTGTACATGCGCGGCCCCGGCTTCCAGACGGCCTCCTTCGTCATCGAGTCGGCCATGGACGAACTCGCCCACGAACTCGGCGTCGACCCGATCGAGCTGCGCCGGCGCAACGAGCCGTCGGAGGACGAGTCGTCGGGGCTGCCGTTCTCCACGCGCCGGCTGCGCGAGTGCTACACCGTCGGCGCCCGCGAGTTCGGCTGGCAACTTCGCGCCCCCGAGCCCCGCTCCACGCGCGAGGGCGACTGGCTGATCGGCAGGGGCATGGCCGCCGGCGTCTACGACACCGCGCGCATGCCCGCCCGGGCCCGGGCCCGTCTGGACGCCGACGGCACCGCGCTGGTCGAGGCCGCCGCCACCGACATGGGCCCGGGTACGTACACCTCGCAGACCCAGGTCGCGGCCGACGCCCTCGGGCTGACCGTGCGCACGGTCACCTTCCGGCTGGGAGACTCCCTCTACCCGCCGACCCCACCGCACGGCGGCTCGATGACCATGGCCAGCGTCGGCTCCGCCACCCTCGACGCCTGCAACAAGGTCCGCCGTCAGGCGATCCGGCTGGCCGTCGAGGACCGCGAGTCACCGCTGTACGGGGTGGCCGCCGACGATGTCGTGGTACGCAACGGCCGACTGCACGTGAAGAACAATCCGGCCCGCGGTGAGACTTACCGGCGGCTGCTGGCCCGCAACGACCGCACCCACCTGGAAGCGGACGGCTCCTTCGCGCCGCCGACGGGCCCGGAGCGGCACTCCTTCTACGGCTACAACGCCACCTTCGCGGAAGTGGCCGTCGACGCGGCCCTGGGTCTGGTGCGGGTGCGGCGTGTGCTGGGCGTGTACGACGCGGGACGCATCATCAGTCCCAAGCTCGCCGACAGCCAGGCCCTGGGCGGCATGGTGGGGGGTATCGGCACGGCCCTGCTGGAACACACGGTCACCGACCACCGCGACGGGCGGATCGTCAACGCCAACCTCGCCGACTACCTCGTGCCCGTCAACGCCGACGTTCCCGACCTCAAGGCGATCTACCTGGACGGTGAGGACCGCGAGGCGGACCCGCTCGGCGTCAAGGGACTCGGAGAGCTCGTGATGATCGGGGTGGCGCCCGCCATTGCCAACGCGGTCTTCAACGCCACCGGCCGCCGCATCCGTGAACTGCCCATCACTGCAGAGGCGTTGCTCTGA